Proteins from a single region of Runella sp. SP2:
- a CDS encoding YcxB family protein, producing MAKVPVNKHQPIYQMPTSPLSVKTKKFALDKKEYVRIALRQTWEQQKMWVLLPLGLLLVNAILGITGVYPNIWAYIVIVLGAALYVGFWWVQFTGVTQLEQYKQLFEKYFYEIDSRQILVKINTKEGGVMQWDQIQSAYKDKEAYILVMSRGQFLHFPTSAFNSEHDLKLFERILKQKNLLTETK from the coding sequence ATGGCAAAAGTTCCGGTTAATAAGCACCAGCCAATTTATCAAATGCCTACTTCACCATTGTCGGTGAAGACGAAAAAGTTTGCACTGGACAAAAAAGAGTATGTACGTATCGCATTGCGCCAAACGTGGGAACAACAAAAGATGTGGGTACTCCTTCCGTTGGGTCTTTTGTTAGTGAATGCCATTTTGGGAATCACGGGTGTGTATCCCAACATTTGGGCATACATCGTTATTGTTCTTGGGGCGGCACTTTACGTAGGTTTTTGGTGGGTTCAATTTACAGGGGTTACTCAGTTAGAACAATATAAACAATTGTTTGAAAAGTATTTCTATGAAATTGATAGTCGCCAAATTTTGGTAAAAATTAACACCAAAGAAGGTGGAGTGATGCAATGGGACCAAATTCAGAGCGCGTATAAAGACAAAGAAGCCTATATCTTGGTCATGTCTCGCGGACAGTTTTTGCATTTTCCAACGTCAGCCTTTAATTCTGAACACGACTTAAAATTATTTGAGCGTATTTTGAAACAAAAGAATTTGTTGACAGAAACTAAATAA
- a CDS encoding phosphodiester glycosidase family protein, which yields MKRLTFLLCLNVLFASAQTTKDSLALANVPWKTESLAKGIIWKYAHFQQKELFDANQSINIVEVSRKSRKFVWEIITADSLNKRDKKRGQLRKTSQLAQENDAFVAINGGFFDVKNGGSVDFVKINGQTPDTTRALKGSKAAFHGQAGIAVDKKNFQILRGEPLVGWEYLLPYNNIMLSGPLLRWENKDEVLPKNAFNDNRHPRSCVCTTKSGKTLLITVDGRSAESYGMNLSELTFLARQLGCSSALNLDGGGSTTLWLKEKGVVNYPSDNKKFDHEGERSVSNALILKLLTRKNK from the coding sequence ATGAAACGGCTAACTTTTTTGCTCTGCCTAAATGTACTGTTTGCTTCGGCGCAAACCACAAAAGATTCACTAGCACTTGCCAATGTTCCTTGGAAAACAGAATCCCTTGCCAAAGGTATCATTTGGAAATACGCTCATTTTCAGCAAAAAGAGTTGTTTGATGCCAACCAAAGTATCAATATTGTCGAAGTTTCTCGAAAGTCTCGGAAGTTTGTTTGGGAGATTATTACTGCGGATTCGTTGAACAAACGAGATAAAAAAAGAGGACAATTGCGCAAAACAAGCCAACTTGCCCAAGAAAATGACGCTTTTGTCGCCATCAACGGTGGATTTTTTGATGTTAAAAACGGCGGTTCGGTCGATTTTGTCAAAATAAATGGGCAAACACCTGATACAACCCGCGCCTTAAAAGGGTCTAAAGCTGCTTTTCATGGTCAGGCTGGAATCGCCGTTGACAAAAAAAATTTTCAAATTTTACGGGGTGAACCCTTGGTGGGTTGGGAATATCTTCTACCTTATAATAATATAATGCTGTCGGGTCCCTTGTTGCGTTGGGAAAACAAAGACGAAGTTTTACCAAAAAATGCTTTCAACGACAACCGCCACCCTCGTTCGTGTGTGTGTACCACCAAGTCGGGCAAAACACTCCTGATTACCGTCGATGGTCGGTCAGCCGAATCCTATGGCATGAATTTGTCAGAACTTACTTTTTTAGCCCGCCAGCTTGGTTGTTCATCCGCCCTCAATCTCGACGGTGGTGGTTCAACCACTTTGTGGCTCAAAGAAAAAGGGGTAGTGAACTACCCCAGCGATAACAAAAAATTTGACCATGAAGGGGAGCGTTCCGTGAGCAACGCCCTTATTTTGAAATTATTGACGCGCAAAAACAAATAA
- a CDS encoding DUF6265 family protein, which translates to MRFFTSLRTVLYVLFLGLLSFGAQAQSGALSDVAFMKGHWLGTFNGGPIEAFWAAPAGDNLTGFMRMMKDNKVTMYEMLVFEQTEQGPIVLVKHFKPGLVAIEEKEISDRYRFIEAKKNQALFEKSDGAVRIIYELRTPNQLVIQRGKQEGGKWVFADLFVFARQ; encoded by the coding sequence ATGCGATTTTTTACTTCTTTGCGAACCGTTTTGTACGTTTTATTTTTGGGACTTTTGAGTTTTGGTGCTCAGGCGCAATCTGGCGCTTTGTCGGATGTTGCCTTTATGAAAGGTCATTGGCTGGGGACGTTTAACGGAGGCCCAATTGAAGCATTTTGGGCAGCACCTGCGGGCGACAACCTAACGGGCTTCATGCGGATGATGAAAGACAACAAAGTAACCATGTACGAAATGTTGGTTTTTGAGCAAACAGAACAAGGGCCTATCGTTTTGGTAAAACATTTTAAACCAGGTTTGGTAGCAATAGAAGAAAAAGAGATTTCTGATCGCTACCGTTTTATCGAGGCTAAAAAGAACCAAGCATTGTTTGAAAAGTCGGATGGAGCTGTTCGGATTATTTATGAACTAAGAACGCCTAATCAGCTGGTTATTCAGCGAGGAAAACAAGAAGGTGGCAAATGGGTTTTTGCTGACTTATTTGTTTTTGCGCGTCAATAA
- a CDS encoding S-adenosylmethionine:tRNA ribosyltransferase-isomerase, with protein sequence MTLPEILLADYEYDLPDEKIARYPVEPRDSSKLMVYRKGEIFHQKFTDVVNYLPPQSFLVFNNTKVIPARVFFTKPTGALIEVFLLHPEAPTRVINDAMQQTTHAVWSCMVGNKKRWKAHETLQCDLLINQLTVTVFADWADIDKNWVNFRWEVANSQSEPIELTFVEIIRALGEIPLPPYLNRKTEAQDLETYQTVYSKIEGAVAAPTAGLHFTDQVFENLANAGITHDFVTLHVGAGTFQPVKVANAIEHTMHAEQVVYRRAFIENLLVHLDGIVAVGTTSMRSLESLYWFGVKLWQNKTEVQNGFFIEKLTPYQDYTTLPSAEDSLRTILAYMAQHELIEVIGETEIMIFPSYTFKLCKGLITNYHQPKSTLMLLVAAFVGPNWRTIYNEALANDYRFLSYGDSSLLLP encoded by the coding sequence ATGACTTTGCCAGAAATTCTTCTTGCCGACTACGAGTACGATTTGCCCGACGAAAAAATTGCACGTTATCCCGTTGAGCCACGTGATTCGTCCAAACTGATGGTGTATCGTAAAGGCGAAATCTTCCACCAAAAGTTTACTGATGTGGTCAATTATTTGCCACCTCAAAGTTTTTTGGTCTTTAATAATACCAAGGTAATTCCTGCACGGGTGTTTTTCACCAAACCAACGGGGGCGTTGATTGAAGTTTTTTTATTACATCCCGAAGCCCCCACAAGGGTCATCAATGATGCCATGCAACAAACCACCCATGCGGTTTGGAGTTGTATGGTGGGAAATAAAAAACGATGGAAAGCCCATGAGACGCTTCAGTGTGATTTGTTGATTAATCAGCTTACCGTCACCGTCTTTGCCGATTGGGCAGACATTGACAAAAACTGGGTGAATTTTCGCTGGGAAGTTGCCAATTCACAGAGCGAACCAATCGAGCTTACTTTTGTTGAAATAATTCGTGCTTTGGGAGAAATTCCACTGCCGCCGTATTTGAACCGAAAAACGGAAGCCCAAGACCTCGAAACGTATCAAACGGTTTATTCAAAAATTGAAGGGGCAGTAGCCGCGCCCACGGCAGGGCTGCATTTTACTGACCAGGTTTTTGAAAATTTAGCCAACGCAGGAATAACGCATGACTTTGTGACGCTACACGTAGGAGCGGGTACTTTTCAACCTGTAAAAGTAGCCAATGCGATAGAGCACACAATGCACGCCGAACAAGTGGTTTATCGAAGAGCCTTTATTGAAAATCTTCTCGTCCATTTGGACGGAATCGTTGCAGTTGGTACAACCTCCATGCGTTCACTTGAAAGTCTGTATTGGTTTGGGGTAAAACTTTGGCAAAACAAGACCGAAGTTCAGAATGGATTTTTTATTGAAAAATTGACGCCTTATCAGGATTATACTACTTTGCCATCGGCAGAAGATTCTTTGCGGACAATTTTGGCGTACATGGCGCAACATGAATTAATTGAGGTAATTGGAGAAACCGAAATTATGATATTTCCAAGTTATACCTTCAAACTATGCAAAGGGTTGATTACGAATTACCATCAGCCCAAGTCAACGTTGATGTTGCTCGTTGCCGCTTTTGTCGGGCCGAACTGGCGTACAATTTACAACGAAGCTCTTGCGAACGACTATCGCTTTTTAAGCTATGGCGATTCTTCATTGCTATTGCCATAA
- a CDS encoding Rne/Rng family ribonuclease → MSSELVISASQKGTRIALLQEKRLVEYQVEESESSFTVGDIYLGTVRKLVTGLNAAFVDIGYEKDAFLHYHDLGPNVQSLNKLTKDVIAKRLTSGKLNNFKMEPEIDKLGKIDKVLGKNQPILVQVVKEPISTKGPRLSCDISIAGRYAVLVPFSNSVNISKKITDKTERTRLHKLMTSVKPANFGIIVRTVAANKDVEELDKDIQNSIRKWEQGMKALSEAKPRDRIIGEMNRASSIMRDMLNDTFDSITVDTKEMYDDIRDFIHTIAPDKEKIVKLYSGKSKLFEQVGLEKQIKSLFGRSVSLPGGGYLIVEHTEALHVIDVNSGNKSNNEESQEDTALHTNTEAAKEIARQLRLRDMGGIIVVDFIDMRKPEHKKELYDVMKAEMKADRSKFTLLPLTKFGLMQITRQRVRPELNIVTREVCPTCNGAGTIQPSILISDIIENNLEYLLTKQNERKVSVALHPYLHAYFTAGFPSPRLKWFFKYKSWVKLLKDSSLPITEFKFYDKDGEEIEIATT, encoded by the coding sequence TTGAGTAGCGAATTAGTCATTAGTGCCTCACAAAAAGGTACCCGCATCGCTCTCTTGCAGGAGAAGCGACTCGTTGAGTACCAAGTAGAGGAGTCGGAAAGTAGTTTTACGGTTGGTGATATTTATTTAGGTACCGTCCGAAAACTCGTGACTGGCTTGAACGCTGCTTTTGTTGACATTGGATACGAAAAAGATGCCTTTCTGCATTACCACGACTTAGGCCCTAACGTCCAATCTTTAAATAAACTGACCAAAGATGTGATTGCTAAACGCCTCACATCGGGAAAGTTGAATAACTTTAAGATGGAGCCAGAGATTGATAAACTCGGCAAAATCGATAAAGTACTCGGAAAAAACCAGCCCATTTTGGTGCAGGTTGTCAAAGAGCCTATTTCTACCAAAGGACCCCGACTTTCGTGCGATATTTCTATCGCAGGACGGTACGCAGTGCTAGTTCCCTTTTCTAATTCGGTTAATATTTCCAAAAAAATTACGGATAAGACCGAACGAACACGTCTTCATAAGTTAATGACTTCGGTCAAACCTGCCAATTTCGGCATTATTGTCCGAACGGTGGCCGCCAATAAAGACGTTGAGGAGTTGGATAAAGACATTCAAAACTCCATTAGAAAATGGGAGCAAGGAATGAAAGCCTTGAGTGAGGCCAAACCACGCGACCGTATCATTGGCGAAATGAACCGTGCGTCTTCTATCATGCGTGACATGCTCAACGATACGTTTGATAGCATCACGGTTGATACCAAAGAGATGTACGACGACATCAGGGACTTTATTCATACGATTGCACCCGATAAAGAAAAAATTGTAAAACTTTATTCGGGCAAAAGCAAATTATTTGAACAAGTAGGTCTTGAAAAGCAGATTAAGTCATTGTTTGGACGCTCAGTGAGCCTTCCTGGTGGAGGCTATCTCATTGTAGAACACACTGAAGCACTCCATGTAATTGATGTCAACAGCGGTAACAAGTCCAACAACGAGGAAAGTCAGGAAGATACTGCGCTTCATACCAATACCGAAGCCGCCAAAGAAATTGCCCGTCAGCTTCGCCTTCGCGATATGGGCGGTATCATTGTGGTGGATTTTATTGATATGCGTAAGCCAGAGCATAAAAAGGAACTGTATGACGTGATGAAAGCCGAAATGAAGGCTGACCGCTCTAAGTTCACGCTCTTGCCACTTACGAAATTTGGATTAATGCAAATTACGCGTCAACGGGTTCGGCCAGAATTGAACATCGTCACGCGGGAAGTTTGTCCAACTTGTAATGGCGCAGGAACCATTCAGCCTAGTATTTTGATTTCGGATATTATCGAAAACAACCTCGAATATTTGTTGACCAAACAAAACGAAAGAAAGGTGTCGGTAGCCCTTCACCCGTACTTGCACGCGTACTTTACGGCGGGATTCCCGTCGCCCCGACTCAAATGGTTCTTTAAATATAAATCATGGGTTAAACTCTTAAAAGATAGCTCGCTACCGATTACCGAGTTTAAGTTTTATGATAAAGATGGCGAGGAAATTGAAATCGCCACCACTTGA
- a CDS encoding tetratricopeptide repeat protein codes for MNRSILLVIVFATVLTGGLYSLPKVVVNTKERKLVEGKESTNTKESEAPKERASSSTEHSVPLTSEQQGTVNKLLQQYTSTADSKAKSTAALQLSDFYSQIRKFDSAAKYAENVALLVPTEANFLRAGDRYYDAFGFAVDNQKLAKLGAKAREWYQKALDKNPNLLNVKANLAMTYVSTETPMQGIMLLREVLAADPTNEVALFNMGLLSMRSNQYEKAVERFRQLLKVRPENMKARFYMGVSLAQTGKNKEALEELLIVKEKEKDPTIQAAIAELEKELK; via the coding sequence ATGAATCGCTCCATCTTATTAGTAATTGTGTTTGCTACTGTGCTCACTGGCGGGCTTTATAGCCTTCCAAAAGTGGTGGTAAATACCAAGGAGCGTAAGTTGGTTGAGGGGAAAGAAAGCACTAATACAAAAGAGTCTGAAGCGCCTAAAGAGCGTGCTTCTAGCTCGACAGAACATAGTGTACCTTTGACATCTGAGCAACAAGGCACTGTCAATAAGTTACTTCAACAATATACCTCAACAGCAGATTCAAAAGCAAAATCGACTGCGGCGCTCCAATTATCAGATTTCTATTCTCAGATTAGAAAATTTGATAGTGCAGCCAAATATGCCGAAAATGTGGCTCTTTTGGTTCCTACCGAAGCCAATTTTTTACGGGCAGGAGACCGTTATTACGATGCGTTTGGGTTTGCTGTTGACAACCAAAAATTGGCAAAATTGGGAGCGAAAGCCCGCGAGTGGTACCAAAAAGCGCTCGATAAAAATCCAAATTTGCTAAATGTCAAAGCGAACTTGGCCATGACTTACGTATCGACCGAAACGCCGATGCAAGGAATCATGTTGTTAAGAGAAGTTTTGGCTGCCGATCCTACCAACGAAGTAGCGTTGTTTAATATGGGGTTGTTGTCGATGCGTTCAAACCAGTATGAAAAAGCAGTAGAGCGTTTTCGCCAACTGTTGAAAGTGCGTCCTGAAAATATGAAGGCACGTTTCTACATGGGAGTCTCGTTGGCACAGACAGGCAAAAACAAAGAAGCGTTAGAAGAACTTTTAATCGTAAAGGAAAAAGAAAAAGACCCGACCATTCAGGCAGCAATTGCTGAACTGGAAAAAGAGTTAAAATAG
- a CDS encoding HU family DNA-binding protein: MTKADLIAAVADQTGIEKANVSETVEAFFSVVKDSLAKGENIYVRGFGSFVNKKRAKKVARNISKNTAIVIDEHYVPSFKPAKVFVEQVKGSDL, from the coding sequence GTGACGAAAGCAGATTTAATCGCAGCAGTTGCCGACCAAACCGGCATCGAAAAAGCAAACGTTTCTGAAACAGTTGAAGCGTTTTTCTCAGTAGTAAAAGATTCATTAGCAAAAGGCGAAAATATTTATGTCCGTGGGTTTGGTAGCTTTGTAAACAAAAAACGTGCAAAGAAAGTAGCTCGTAACATTTCTAAAAATACTGCTATCGTTATTGACGAGCATTATGTGCCAAGCTTCAAGCCAGCTAAAGTATTTGTAGAGCAAGTAAAAGGCTCTGATTTGTAA
- the mutY gene encoding A/G-specific adenine glycosylase: MNNKFFAETLIRWYTHQHRDLPWRQTQNPYYIWLSEIILQQTRVAQGLPYYERFVSAYPTVIDLANAPEQEVIRLWQGLGYYSRARNLHQTAKHIAYQLNGVFPSTYNELLKLKGIGPYTAAAIASFAFDEAVAVVDGNVYRVLARVFGVDLDIASSQGQKRFAQLATELISTEQPALYNQAIMEFGAVHCTPTSPDCLLCPFQGVCEANLTGRVTQLPVKIKKTKVRVRHYHYFILIKDGQLAMNLRTERDIWQQLYDFYLVETEHPDATLDSLSLPSFLQKALSQSVVSQPSETITHILTHQRIQARFWQVALPSGFDLELPPSLRFFTQEEIDELPKPVLVSTYWKARFFE; this comes from the coding sequence TTGAATAACAAGTTTTTTGCTGAAACCCTCATCCGTTGGTACACTCATCAACACCGTGATTTGCCCTGGCGGCAAACACAAAATCCGTATTATATATGGTTATCCGAAATCATTCTACAGCAGACGCGCGTCGCTCAAGGATTACCTTATTATGAACGATTTGTTAGCGCCTACCCTACTGTTATTGACCTTGCCAACGCCCCCGAACAAGAGGTAATACGGCTGTGGCAGGGCTTAGGGTATTATTCACGGGCAAGGAACCTCCACCAAACTGCCAAACACATTGCATATCAACTCAATGGGGTATTCCCAAGCACTTACAATGAACTATTAAAACTCAAAGGAATTGGCCCCTACACTGCCGCTGCCATTGCTTCTTTTGCCTTTGATGAAGCCGTCGCCGTCGTGGACGGAAATGTCTATCGGGTGCTTGCGCGGGTATTTGGCGTTGACCTTGACATTGCCAGTTCCCAAGGGCAAAAAAGGTTTGCACAACTTGCCACCGAACTCATCTCTACTGAACAACCCGCCTTGTACAATCAGGCCATTATGGAATTTGGGGCTGTTCACTGTACGCCTACCTCCCCCGACTGTCTGTTGTGTCCGTTTCAGGGCGTTTGCGAGGCTAATCTCACGGGTAGAGTTACCCAATTGCCCGTTAAAATCAAGAAAACGAAGGTACGGGTACGGCACTATCATTATTTTATTTTGATAAAAGATGGACAATTGGCCATGAACCTACGTACAGAACGGGACATCTGGCAACAACTCTATGATTTTTATTTGGTCGAAACCGAGCATCCAGACGCCACCCTCGACTCACTCTCTTTGCCTTCTTTCTTACAAAAAGCTCTTTCTCAATCGGTTGTCTCCCAACCGAGCGAAACAATTACGCACATTCTCACCCATCAGCGCATACAAGCGAGGTTCTGGCAAGTAGCCCTCCCGTCGGGTTTTGATTTGGAACTTCCCCCCTCTCTTCGTTTTTTTACGCAAGAAGAAATTGACGAACTCCCCAAACCCGTCTTGGTTTCGACGTATTGGAAAGCGCGGTTTTTTGAGTAA
- a CDS encoding single-stranded DNA-binding protein — MAGVNKVILLGNLGSDPEVRHLENGSAVARFNIATSESYTNRSGERVEQTEWHRIELWDNLAKIAEQYLRKGNTVYIEGKLRTETWVDKEGKQREGKTVRGTTLTLVGGRNSNNNDDNSSGYNAPQQSAPAPRPAPQPKPATPIASDLGGGDDDLPF; from the coding sequence ATGGCTGGAGTAAACAAAGTAATTTTATTGGGCAATTTGGGAAGTGACCCAGAGGTTCGTCACCTCGAAAATGGCTCAGCAGTAGCACGTTTTAACATCGCAACCTCTGAAAGCTACACCAATCGCAGCGGCGAACGTGTGGAACAAACAGAATGGCATCGGATTGAACTTTGGGACAATTTGGCAAAAATTGCGGAACAGTATTTACGCAAAGGAAACACTGTTTATATTGAAGGAAAACTTCGTACCGAAACCTGGGTGGATAAAGAAGGAAAACAGCGCGAAGGAAAAACTGTACGGGGAACAACATTGACACTCGTTGGAGGTCGTAATTCAAACAATAACGACGACAATTCGTCGGGTTACAATGCACCACAACAGTCAGCGCCTGCACCTCGTCCTGCTCCTCAACCTAAACCTGCGACACCCATCGCCTCTGACTTAGGTGGTGGAGATGATGACTTGCCGTTTTAA
- a CDS encoding VOC family protein, with protein sequence MNLRIKEINHVALYVADVAQSCHFYSNILQMNQLSRPDFDFPGAWFQIGSHQELHLIGIRTEQVISGSRSNHFALEVEDLSAWEQHLKANQAIYRPPKPRPDGLLQLFVKDPDGYWIELFSRA encoded by the coding sequence ATGAATTTACGCATCAAAGAAATCAACCACGTAGCTTTGTACGTTGCAGACGTAGCGCAAAGTTGCCATTTTTATTCAAATATCCTACAAATGAACCAGTTATCCCGTCCTGACTTTGATTTCCCTGGAGCTTGGTTTCAAATTGGTTCACACCAAGAATTACACCTAATCGGAATTCGCACGGAGCAGGTTATCTCAGGCTCCCGCAGCAACCACTTTGCGCTCGAAGTTGAAGACCTTTCCGCCTGGGAACAGCATTTAAAGGCGAACCAAGCGATTTACCGCCCCCCAAAACCTCGACCAGATGGACTTCTTCAACTTTTTGTCAAAGACCCCGACGGGTATTGGATTGAATTATTTTCGCGAGCTTAG
- the msrB gene encoding peptide-methionine (R)-S-oxide reductase MsrB produces MNRRSFIHTLIGTSLVSPLAFSQQQSQELKRVVKTDAEWKKILTPIQFYVTRQKGTERAFTGPYWNNKEKGIYKCVCCGTPLFNSETKFDSGTGWPSFFAPINKKALKDEKDKSFGMERDEVICAVCDAHLGHVFDDGPRPTGLRYCMNGAALAFEKK; encoded by the coding sequence ATGAACCGTCGCTCATTCATTCACACACTTATTGGAACGTCGTTAGTTAGTCCACTAGCATTTTCGCAACAACAATCCCAAGAGCTCAAACGGGTAGTCAAAACGGATGCGGAGTGGAAAAAAATCCTGACCCCTATTCAGTTTTACGTGACCCGTCAAAAAGGGACAGAACGCGCTTTTACGGGGCCTTATTGGAACAACAAAGAAAAGGGAATTTACAAATGTGTTTGTTGCGGAACACCTTTATTTAATTCTGAAACCAAATTTGACTCAGGTACGGGTTGGCCAAGTTTTTTTGCCCCAATCAATAAAAAAGCCCTCAAAGACGAAAAAGACAAGAGCTTCGGGATGGAGCGTGACGAGGTCATTTGTGCTGTTTGCGATGCGCATCTTGGACACGTTTTCGACGATGGTCCTCGTCCAACGGGGCTTCGTTATTGCATGAACGGAGCGGCGTTGGCCTTTGAAAAGAAATAG
- a CDS encoding SDR family oxidoreductase yields the protein MLNDWQLGGKRALVTGGTKGIGRATVQTLLKMGAEVLLVARNAEEVAQQVGDYQEQGFPVTGLALDLGNTKAIESLAQFVQTHWKKLDILINNVGTNIRKPTDSYSYDEYDHILNTNLRSAFLLTKALYPALQLAKGCVVNVTSVAGLTSLRSGSIYGMTKGALNQLTRNLACEWAKDHIRVNAVAPWYIATPLTESVLSNPEALSDILRRTPMQRVGQPEEVANAIVFLCLPAASYISGQIIAVDGGFSVYGF from the coding sequence ATGCTTAACGACTGGCAATTAGGTGGAAAACGCGCCCTTGTTACGGGCGGAACCAAAGGCATCGGACGCGCCACCGTCCAAACGCTTCTCAAAATGGGTGCAGAGGTCTTACTCGTGGCCCGAAACGCAGAAGAAGTAGCCCAACAAGTTGGTGATTATCAAGAGCAAGGTTTTCCCGTGACGGGCTTGGCGCTGGATTTGGGAAACACAAAGGCCATCGAATCACTCGCGCAGTTTGTTCAAACCCATTGGAAAAAACTTGATATTCTAATCAACAACGTGGGTACAAACATTCGTAAACCCACCGATTCGTACTCCTACGACGAATACGACCATATCTTAAACACCAATCTCCGTTCGGCCTTTCTGCTTACCAAAGCCTTGTATCCCGCACTGCAATTGGCCAAAGGCTGTGTGGTTAACGTCACTTCAGTTGCTGGATTAACCTCCTTGCGCAGCGGTTCTATTTATGGCATGACCAAAGGAGCGTTGAACCAACTTACGAGAAATTTAGCCTGCGAATGGGCCAAAGACCATATTCGGGTCAACGCCGTAGCGCCCTGGTACATTGCCACGCCACTGACGGAGTCGGTTTTATCTAATCCAGAAGCATTAAGCGACATTTTGCGCCGAACGCCTATGCAGCGTGTGGGCCAACCCGAAGAAGTAGCCAATGCCATCGTTTTTTTATGTCTTCCTGCCGCCAGTTATATTAGTGGCCAGATAATAGCCGTTGACGGTGGTTTTTCAGTATATGGTTTTTAG
- a CDS encoding sugar MFS transporter encodes MSKQNQSYVGPLIIIGLLFFVFGFVTWVNGTLITFFKKAFSLDNTSSYLVTFAFFISYTLMAIPSSEVLKRTGFKNGMSLGLAIMAVGTAIFIPAAQIASYPLFLVGLFTIGIGLTLLQTASNPYATILGPRESAAQRISFLGIANKLAGIISQWTFGGLLLAGGAAAAPTDELQKVEVPYMILTAVLVVLAVVIKMSKGLPEVSEEQEDEGGKTATAKHNSVFAFPNLVLGVIALFCYVGAEVIAGDTIISYGVSLGFPESEASTFGTYTLWLMLAAYGLGIVLIPKYVSQGTCLKVSAILGLIVTVLAIMTTGFTSVICIAILGFANALVWPAMWPLALDGLGKFTKIGSALLIMGISGGAILPLVYGKVADSIHSTQQAYWLLLPLYGFILYYSLVGYKKRSW; translated from the coding sequence ATGTCAAAACAAAATCAAAGCTACGTAGGGCCGCTGATTATCATTGGGTTATTGTTTTTCGTTTTCGGGTTTGTTACTTGGGTAAACGGTACACTCATCACCTTCTTCAAGAAAGCCTTTAGTCTGGACAACACCAGTTCTTACCTTGTTACCTTCGCCTTTTTCATTTCTTACACATTGATGGCGATTCCATCCTCGGAAGTATTAAAACGTACAGGTTTCAAAAATGGAATGTCATTGGGATTGGCCATCATGGCCGTTGGTACCGCTATTTTTATTCCTGCGGCACAAATCGCCTCGTACCCTTTATTTTTGGTCGGTTTATTTACCATTGGAATAGGTTTGACCTTGCTCCAAACGGCCTCAAACCCTTATGCGACGATTCTCGGCCCGCGTGAAAGTGCCGCCCAACGCATCAGTTTCTTGGGAATTGCCAACAAATTGGCGGGTATCATCAGCCAATGGACTTTTGGCGGATTGCTTTTAGCAGGGGGCGCAGCAGCAGCGCCAACCGATGAACTCCAAAAAGTAGAAGTACCGTACATGATTCTTACGGCGGTGCTTGTGGTGTTGGCGGTTGTCATCAAAATGTCAAAAGGGCTTCCAGAAGTGAGCGAAGAGCAAGAAGACGAAGGCGGAAAAACAGCGACCGCCAAGCACAACAGTGTTTTTGCGTTTCCAAACCTCGTTTTAGGGGTAATTGCCTTGTTTTGCTACGTGGGTGCCGAAGTAATTGCGGGTGATACCATCATTAGTTACGGCGTTTCACTTGGTTTTCCCGAAAGCGAAGCAAGTACCTTTGGAACTTACACCCTCTGGCTCATGCTTGCGGCATACGGCTTGGGTATAGTTTTGATTCCAAAATACGTTTCTCAAGGTACATGTTTGAAAGTATCGGCAATTTTGGGACTCATTGTAACGGTATTGGCCATCATGACCACAGGATTTACGTCTGTCATTTGCATCGCCATTTTAGGTTTTGCCAATGCCCTTGTTTGGCCTGCCATGTGGCCACTTGCGTTGGATGGCCTTGGCAAATTTACCAAAATCGGTTCAGCCTTATTGATTATGGGCATCTCAGGCGGCGCTATTTTACCACTTGTTTACGGTAAAGTAGCCGACTCTATCCACAGTACTCAACAGGCTTACTGGCTATTGTTGCCACTCTATGGCTTCATTTTATACTATTCGCTCGTTGGTTACAAAAAACGTAGCTGGTAA